The Macaca fascicularis isolate 582-1 chromosome 12, T2T-MFA8v1.1 genome has a segment encoding these proteins:
- the AMER3 gene encoding APC membrane recruitment protein 3 encodes MELKRGKTFIKSSLQVSHEKPPDPAAVAPAREGAGPWSVLPGGQQRPHSEKDPQASPSAQEYDRCPNRGAQPDPKGGPAALCGATFKPVRKSKTHDSVSGAGRAMAATGQLVGSASFPGSPGSRHMIDYRHFVPQMPFVPAVAKSIPRKRISLKRPKKCFRNLFHIRRNKTEELASLAAEGKGLPSPGDPSDPGGRQSKAFLPPGEGPGLDSLCQDLSDSELLADASFGLCRALCEDVASLQSFDSLTGCGEVFADDSSVPSLELNEGLESPTQAAQGLESKVPRGPLQGSVEQLASPAQNEASDFTRFWDSVNRSVRQQQRALLGPWLSGPQGTDRDQSRLDTAGLAELPLCPCRDPRSGSKASSIDTGTPKSEQPESVSTSDEGYYDSFSPGLEEDKKEAESPGTPAATFPRDSYSGDALYELFHDPSEGPVGPSPDDDLCVSESLSGPALGTPLSMCSFRVGAEENLAPAPGPDLLSQGFLQSSWKGKECLLKLCDTELAITMGIVSWLRRGPTPRAPPTPGQPAAPSGPQGAPRAPTEKLGGREGLASDAGGATVCSAPSRQELWAHTGTTDLLAGESKALGVATQGTGTLSRDASREEGTRGHSEDLFSSVESAATSTTDTSSENKAPIPSAWPCSQKEPGPPGVLGCFRGPWRPGHGAGTLDAEPMLAGCVARAAALKISSNDQPPAAWPPRQDVGSGLFGQRRARDLDILEQKQSSGSPSMTTVHGLPYSASTPDQRCRDHVQDLSWLRVEPPGLGVQAWASVEDPALQLSTAAVEQVAYSRKLDSEPPSAPAAQWSPQGHHPESLGLTLNRQREGGVSASAPECRCSLLAREGLLCGQPEVGASRPAVAEPHL; translated from the coding sequence ATGGAGCTGAAGAGAGGAAAGACCTTCATCAAGTCCAGCCTGCAGGTTTCCCATGAGAAACCCCCGGACCCAGCGGCCGTGGCGCCAGCCAGGGAGGGGGCAGGCCCCTGGTCAGTCCTGCCAGGAGGGCAGCAGAGGCCCCACAGTGAGAAGGACCCCCAAGCCAGCCCCAGTGCCCAAGAATACGACAGATGCCCCAACAGAGGGGCACAGCCAGACCCCAAAGGGGGACCCGCAGCCCTCTGCGGAGCCACCTTCAAACCGgtgcgaaagagcaagactcatGACAGCGTGTCTGGAGCAGGCAGGGCCATGGCTGCCACAGGGCAGTTGGTGGGCAGTGCAAGCTTCCCGGGCTCCCCGGGCAGCCGGCACATGATCGACTACCGCCACTTTGTGCCCCAGATGCCCTTCGTGCCGGCTGTGGCCAAGAGCATCCCCAGGAAGAGGATTTCCCTGAAAAGGCCCAAGAAGTGCTTTCGGAACCTATTCCACATTCGCAGAAACAAGACTGAGGAACTGGCCTCGCTGGCGGCTGAGGGGAAAGGTCTGCCCTCTCCAGGGGACCCATCAGACCCTGGGGGCCGGCAAAGCAAAGCCTTCCTCCCCCCAGGTGAGGGGCCGGGGCTGGACAGCCTGTGCCAGGACCTGTCGGACAGCGAGCTCCTAGCCGATGCATCCTTTGGTCTATGCAGGGCCCTGTGTGAGGACGTGGCCTCACTGCAGAGCTTTGACTCACTCACGGGTTGTGGGGAGGTCTTTGCGGATGATAGCTCGGTGCCATCCCTGGAGCTGAATGAGGGCCTGGAGAGCCCAACCCAGGCAGCTCAGGGCCTGGAGAGCAAGGTTCCCAGGGGCCCCCTCCAAGGCAGTGTGGAGCAGCTGGCCTCGCCCGCGCAGAACGAAGCATCTGACTTCACCAGGTTCTGGGACAGTGTGAATCGCTCAGTGCGGCAGCAGCAGCGTGCCCTGCTAGGCCCATGGCTTTCGGGCCCCCAGGGCACAGACAGGGACCAATCCCGGCTGGACACAGCTGGGCTCGCGGAACTGCCCCTCTGCCCCTGCAGGGACCCTCGCAGCGGCTCCAAAGCCAGCTCCATCGACACAGGCACCCCCAAGAGTGAGCAGCCCGAATCCGTGTCCACGAGTGACGAGGGCTACTATGATTCCTTCTCGCCAGGACTTGAGGAGGACAAGAAGGAAGCTGAGAGCCCAGGCACTCCTGCCGCCACCTTCCCACGGGACAGCTACAGTGGGGACGCCCTCTACGAGCTCTTCCATGACCCCAGTGAGGGTCCTGTTGGCCCCAGCCCAGATGATGACCTGTGCGTGTCTGAGAGTCTGTCAGGGCCGGCCCTGGGGACGCCACTGTCCATGTGCAGCTTCCGAGTGGGGGCCGAGGAGAACTTGGCCCCAGCACCAGGCCCCGACCTGCTCAGCCAGGGCTTCCTACAGAGCTCCTGGAAGGGCAAGGAGTGCCTGCTGAAGCTGTGTGACACTGAGCTTGCCATCACCATGGGCATCGTCAGCTGGCTGCGTCGAGGCCCCACGCCCCGTGCCCCACCCACCCCTGGGCAGCCTGCAGCTCCATCTGGTCCCCAGGGAGCCCCCAGGGCACCCACAGAGAAGTTGGGGGGCAGGGAGGGCCTGGCCTCAGATGCAGGCGGGGCAACAGTTTGCTCAGCACCCAGCAGGCAGGAGCTGTGGGCACACACGGGCACCACAGACCTGCTTGCCGGAGAGAGCAAGGCCCTCGGGGTGGCCACACAGGGGACTGGCACACTGTCCAGGGATGCCTCTCGAGAGGAAGGGACACGAGGTCACTCTGAAGACTTGTTTTCCTCTGTGGAGTCTGCAGCCACTTCGACAACAGATACTTCCAGTGAAAACaaggccccaatcccttctgccTGGCCCTGCTCCCAGAAGGAGCCTGGGCCACCAGGCGTCCTGGGGTGTTTCCGAGGCCCCTGGAGGCCAGGTCACGGGGCTGGCACTCTAGATGCAGAGCCCATGCTGGCAGGCTGTGTGGCCCGTGCGGCAGCCCTGAAGATCAGCTCAAACGACCAGCCCCCGGCCGCATGGCCTCCAAGGCAAGACGTGGGCAGTGGGCTCTTTGggcagcgccgggccagggaccTCGACATTCTGGAGCAGAAACAGTCCAGCGGCTCCCCCAGCATGACCACTGTCCATGGCCTACCCTACTCGGCCAGCACACCGGACCAGAGGTGTCGAGATCATGTCCAGGACCTGAGCTGGCTCAGGGTGGAGCCCCCCGGGCTGGGTGTCCAGGCCTGGGCCTCTGTGGAGGACCCGGCCCTGCAGCTCAGCACGGCGGCTGTGGAGCAGGTGGCATACAGCAGAAAGCTGGACTCTGAGCCCCCATCAGCCCCTGCTGCCCAGTGGAGTCCCCAGGGCCACCATCCAGAAAGCCTGGGCCTCACTTTGAACCGCCAGCGGGAAGGGGGGGTCTCTGCAAGTGCCCCAGAATGCCGCTGCAGCCTCCTGGCCCGTGAGGGCCTCCTCTGTGGCCAGCCAGAAGTGGGGGCCTCCAGGCCAGCCGTGGCGGAGCCCCATCTGTAG